A section of the Acanthochromis polyacanthus isolate Apoly-LR-REF ecotype Palm Island chromosome 1, KAUST_Apoly_ChrSc, whole genome shotgun sequence genome encodes:
- the irf5 gene encoding interferon regulatory factor 5 isoform X2, with translation MFTGIRLLPVKSKYQTNDPFFCSSTDASVPNAPSVPSVLPLFPQCSQCTLVFSQCTLVFSQCSPSAPSAPNPPTMSVQPRRIRLKPWLVAQVNSGRYPGLQWLRPDHRLFQIPWKHATRHTPVSDEENTIFKAWALETGKYQEGVDEPDPAKWKANLRCALNKSREFQLKYDGTKETPVQPYKIYEVCEQPGNADGVDDDDEEMPSLNDLTINPRISDPSSFASFTDRFGLSTNGTFGRPHVIPVPLLQDRVLPMASDVPMASDVPMTSDVPMTSDLQPQGQMVDQGSFAHPGGLRDGLPDLNSLPGVGASAHPGLDPLEARNMGAIQNQGDPQNHQPCKYDLLSSVPLTDLDLKFQYRGRAMGSLTVSNPQGCRLYYGHLEPTPDQVDLFGPVTLQQVLFPGTSEIQNQKQRFYTEALLDVMDRGLILEIWEQDIYAIRLCQCKVFWSGPGMPEQGPPNPMEREKKIKVFSLNNFLQGCCCPELILYQKGEAPNPPPFEIYFCFGEDWPDKKPKEKKLIIVQVVPVVARILTEMFSGELSWSTDSIRLQISNPDVKDQTVEQFKELQRLLQSQQIQGPWTPARP, from the exons ATGTTTACAGGGATCAGACtacttcctgttaaatccaaaTACCAAACCAATGACCCGTTCTTCTGTTCATCCACAGATGCCAGTGTTCCCAATGCTCCTAGTGTTCCCAGTGTTCTCCCATTGTTCCCCCAGTGTTCCCAGTGTACTCTAGTGTTCTCCCAGTGCACCCTAGTGTTCTCCCAGTGTTCCCCCAGTGCTCCCAGTGCTCCCAATCCCCCCACCATGAGCGTCCAGCCCCGGCGGATCCGTCTGAAGCCCTGGCTCGTGGCCCAGGTGAACAGCGGCAGGTATCCTGGTCTCCAGTGGCTCAGACCGGACCACCGACTCTTCCAGATTCCCTGGAAACACGCGACCCGTCACACGCCGGTGTCTGACGAGGAAAACACCATCTTCAAG GCGTGGGCTCTGGAAACGGGTAAATATCAGGAAGGCGTGGACGAACCCGACCCGGCGAAGTGGAAAGCAAACCTTCGCTGTGCTCTGAACAAAAGCAGAGAGTTCCAGCTGAAATACGACGGAACCAAAGAGACGCCGGTCCAACCGTACAAGATCTACGAGGTGTGCGAGCAGCCGGGGAACGCAG ACGGTGTTGACGATGATGACGAGGAG ATGCCCAGTCTCAACGACCTCACCATCA ACCCCAGAATCAGTGACCCCTCCTCTTTCGCCTCCTTCACGGATCGGTTCGGTTTATCCACCAATGGGACGTTCGGACGGCCACATGTCATCCCGGTGCCGCTGCTCCAGGACAGAGTTCTGCCCATGGCCTCAGACGTTCCCATGGCCTCAGACGTTCCCATGACCTCAGACGTTCccatgacctctgacctccagcCTCAGGGTCAGATGGTGGATCAGGGCAGCTTTGCTCATCCTGGAGGTCTCCGTGACGGACTCCCTGACCTGAACTCTCTGCCCGGTGTCGGGGCCTCTGCTCACCCGGGGCTTGACCCGCTGGAGGCCAGGAACATGGGGGCCATCCAGAACCAGGGGGACCCTCAGAACCACCAACCCTGCAAGTACGACCTGCTGAGCAGCGTCCCAC TAACAGATCTGGACCTGAAGTTCCAGTACCGAGGCCGAGCTATGGGTTCTCTGACGGTCAGTAACCCTCAGGGCTGCCGGCTGTACTACGGACACCTGGAACCAACCCCGGACCAGGTGGATCTGTTCGGACCCGTCACCCTGCAGCAGGTGCTGTTCCCGGGAACGTCTGAGATTCAGAACCAGAAGCAGCGGTTCTACACGGAGGCTCTTCTGGACGTGATGGACCGCGGTCTGATCCTGGAGATCTGGGAGCAGGACATCTACGCCATCCGGCTCTGCCagtgtaaggtgttctggtcCGGACCGGGTATGCCAGAGCAGGGACCTCCCAACCCCATGGAGAGGGAGAAGAAGATCAAAGTGTTCAGCCTCAACAACTTCCTGCAAGGTTGCTGTTGTCCAG AACTCATCCTGTACCAGAAAGGCGAAGCTCCAAACCCTCCGCCCTTTGAGATCTACTTCTGTTTCGGGGAGGACTGGCCTGACAAGAAACCCAAAGAGAAGAAACTCATCATCGTCCAG GTGGTTCCTGTGGTGGCTCGGATCCTGACGGAGATGTTCTCTGGAGAACTGAGCTGGTCCACGGACAGCATCCGGCTGCAGATCTCCAACCCGGATGTGAAGGACCAGACGGTGGAGCAGTTCAAGGAGCTGCAGAGGCTCCTGCAGAGTCAACAGATCCAGGGGCCCTGGACCCCCGCCAGGCCCTGA
- the irf5 gene encoding interferon regulatory factor 5 isoform X4: protein MSVQPRRIRLKPWLVAQVNSGRYPGLQWLRPDHRLFQIPWKHATRHTPVSDEENTIFKAWALETGKYQEGVDEPDPAKWKANLRCALNKSREFQLKYDGTKETPVQPYKIYEVCEQPGNADGVDDDDEEMPSLNDLTINPRISDPSSFASFTDRFGLSTNGTFGRPHVIPVPLLQDRVLPMASDVPMASDVPMTSDVPMTSDLQPQGQMVDQGSFAHPGGLRDGLPDLNSLPGVGASAHPGLDPLEARNMGAIQNQGDPQNHQPCKYDLLSSVPLTDLDLKFQYRGRAMGSLTVSNPQGCRLYYGHLEPTPDQVDLFGPVTLQQVLFPGTSEIQNQKQRFYTEALLDVMDRGLILEIWEQDIYAIRLCQCKVFWSGPGMPEQGPPNPMEREKKIKVFSLNNFLQGCCCPGWFGLLTSASRCDLTDVLLSTELILYQKGEAPNPPPFEIYFCFGEDWPDKKPKEKKLIIVQVVPVVARILTEMFSGELSWSTDSIRLQISNPDVKDQTVEQFKELQRLLQSQQIQGPWTPARP from the exons ATGAGCGTCCAGCCCCGGCGGATCCGTCTGAAGCCCTGGCTCGTGGCCCAGGTGAACAGCGGCAGGTATCCTGGTCTCCAGTGGCTCAGACCGGACCACCGACTCTTCCAGATTCCCTGGAAACACGCGACCCGTCACACGCCGGTGTCTGACGAGGAAAACACCATCTTCAAG GCGTGGGCTCTGGAAACGGGTAAATATCAGGAAGGCGTGGACGAACCCGACCCGGCGAAGTGGAAAGCAAACCTTCGCTGTGCTCTGAACAAAAGCAGAGAGTTCCAGCTGAAATACGACGGAACCAAAGAGACGCCGGTCCAACCGTACAAGATCTACGAGGTGTGCGAGCAGCCGGGGAACGCAG ACGGTGTTGACGATGATGACGAGGAG ATGCCCAGTCTCAACGACCTCACCATCA ACCCCAGAATCAGTGACCCCTCCTCTTTCGCCTCCTTCACGGATCGGTTCGGTTTATCCACCAATGGGACGTTCGGACGGCCACATGTCATCCCGGTGCCGCTGCTCCAGGACAGAGTTCTGCCCATGGCCTCAGACGTTCCCATGGCCTCAGACGTTCCCATGACCTCAGACGTTCccatgacctctgacctccagcCTCAGGGTCAGATGGTGGATCAGGGCAGCTTTGCTCATCCTGGAGGTCTCCGTGACGGACTCCCTGACCTGAACTCTCTGCCCGGTGTCGGGGCCTCTGCTCACCCGGGGCTTGACCCGCTGGAGGCCAGGAACATGGGGGCCATCCAGAACCAGGGGGACCCTCAGAACCACCAACCCTGCAAGTACGACCTGCTGAGCAGCGTCCCAC TAACAGATCTGGACCTGAAGTTCCAGTACCGAGGCCGAGCTATGGGTTCTCTGACGGTCAGTAACCCTCAGGGCTGCCGGCTGTACTACGGACACCTGGAACCAACCCCGGACCAGGTGGATCTGTTCGGACCCGTCACCCTGCAGCAGGTGCTGTTCCCGGGAACGTCTGAGATTCAGAACCAGAAGCAGCGGTTCTACACGGAGGCTCTTCTGGACGTGATGGACCGCGGTCTGATCCTGGAGATCTGGGAGCAGGACATCTACGCCATCCGGCTCTGCCagtgtaaggtgttctggtcCGGACCGGGTATGCCAGAGCAGGGACCTCCCAACCCCATGGAGAGGGAGAAGAAGATCAAAGTGTTCAGCCTCAACAACTTCCTGCAAGGTTGCTGTTGTCCAGGTTGGTTTGGTTTGCTCACCTCAGCCTCCAGGTGTGATCTAACAGACGTTCTTCTGTCCACAGAACTCATCCTGTACCAGAAAGGCGAAGCTCCAAACCCTCCGCCCTTTGAGATCTACTTCTGTTTCGGGGAGGACTGGCCTGACAAGAAACCCAAAGAGAAGAAACTCATCATCGTCCAG GTGGTTCCTGTGGTGGCTCGGATCCTGACGGAGATGTTCTCTGGAGAACTGAGCTGGTCCACGGACAGCATCCGGCTGCAGATCTCCAACCCGGATGTGAAGGACCAGACGGTGGAGCAGTTCAAGGAGCTGCAGAGGCTCCTGCAGAGTCAACAGATCCAGGGGCCCTGGACCCCCGCCAGGCCCTGA
- the irf5 gene encoding interferon regulatory factor 5 isoform X3: MFTGIRLLPVKSKYQTNDPFFCSSTDASVPNAPSVPSVLPLFPQCSQCTLVFSQCTLVFSQCSPSAPSAPNPPTMSVQPRRIRLKPWLVAQVNSGRYPGLQWLRPDHRLFQIPWKHATRHTPVSDEENTIFKAWALETGKYQEGVDEPDPAKWKANLRCALNKSREFQLKYDGTKETPVQPYKIYEVCEQPGNADGVDDDDEEMPSLNDLTINPRISDPSSFASFTDRFGLSTNGTFGRPHVIPVPLLQDRVLPMASDVPMASDVPMTSDVPMTSDLQPQGQMVDQGSFAHPGGLRDGLPDLNSLPGVGASAHPGLDPLEARNMGAIQNQGDPQNHQPCKYDLLSSVPLTDLDLKFQYRGRAMGSLTVSNPQGCRLYYGHLEPTPDQVDLFGPVTLQQVLFPGTSEIQNQKQRFYTEALLDVMDRGLILEIWEQDIYAIRLCQCKVFWSGPGMPEQGPPNPMEREKKIKVFSLNNFLQELILYQKGEAPNPPPFEIYFCFGEDWPDKKPKEKKLIIVQVVPVVARILTEMFSGELSWSTDSIRLQISNPDVKDQTVEQFKELQRLLQSQQIQGPWTPARP; this comes from the exons ATGTTTACAGGGATCAGACtacttcctgttaaatccaaaTACCAAACCAATGACCCGTTCTTCTGTTCATCCACAGATGCCAGTGTTCCCAATGCTCCTAGTGTTCCCAGTGTTCTCCCATTGTTCCCCCAGTGTTCCCAGTGTACTCTAGTGTTCTCCCAGTGCACCCTAGTGTTCTCCCAGTGTTCCCCCAGTGCTCCCAGTGCTCCCAATCCCCCCACCATGAGCGTCCAGCCCCGGCGGATCCGTCTGAAGCCCTGGCTCGTGGCCCAGGTGAACAGCGGCAGGTATCCTGGTCTCCAGTGGCTCAGACCGGACCACCGACTCTTCCAGATTCCCTGGAAACACGCGACCCGTCACACGCCGGTGTCTGACGAGGAAAACACCATCTTCAAG GCGTGGGCTCTGGAAACGGGTAAATATCAGGAAGGCGTGGACGAACCCGACCCGGCGAAGTGGAAAGCAAACCTTCGCTGTGCTCTGAACAAAAGCAGAGAGTTCCAGCTGAAATACGACGGAACCAAAGAGACGCCGGTCCAACCGTACAAGATCTACGAGGTGTGCGAGCAGCCGGGGAACGCAG ACGGTGTTGACGATGATGACGAGGAG ATGCCCAGTCTCAACGACCTCACCATCA ACCCCAGAATCAGTGACCCCTCCTCTTTCGCCTCCTTCACGGATCGGTTCGGTTTATCCACCAATGGGACGTTCGGACGGCCACATGTCATCCCGGTGCCGCTGCTCCAGGACAGAGTTCTGCCCATGGCCTCAGACGTTCCCATGGCCTCAGACGTTCCCATGACCTCAGACGTTCccatgacctctgacctccagcCTCAGGGTCAGATGGTGGATCAGGGCAGCTTTGCTCATCCTGGAGGTCTCCGTGACGGACTCCCTGACCTGAACTCTCTGCCCGGTGTCGGGGCCTCTGCTCACCCGGGGCTTGACCCGCTGGAGGCCAGGAACATGGGGGCCATCCAGAACCAGGGGGACCCTCAGAACCACCAACCCTGCAAGTACGACCTGCTGAGCAGCGTCCCAC TAACAGATCTGGACCTGAAGTTCCAGTACCGAGGCCGAGCTATGGGTTCTCTGACGGTCAGTAACCCTCAGGGCTGCCGGCTGTACTACGGACACCTGGAACCAACCCCGGACCAGGTGGATCTGTTCGGACCCGTCACCCTGCAGCAGGTGCTGTTCCCGGGAACGTCTGAGATTCAGAACCAGAAGCAGCGGTTCTACACGGAGGCTCTTCTGGACGTGATGGACCGCGGTCTGATCCTGGAGATCTGGGAGCAGGACATCTACGCCATCCGGCTCTGCCagtgtaaggtgttctggtcCGGACCGGGTATGCCAGAGCAGGGACCTCCCAACCCCATGGAGAGGGAGAAGAAGATCAAAGTGTTCAGCCTCAACAACTTCCTGCAAG AACTCATCCTGTACCAGAAAGGCGAAGCTCCAAACCCTCCGCCCTTTGAGATCTACTTCTGTTTCGGGGAGGACTGGCCTGACAAGAAACCCAAAGAGAAGAAACTCATCATCGTCCAG GTGGTTCCTGTGGTGGCTCGGATCCTGACGGAGATGTTCTCTGGAGAACTGAGCTGGTCCACGGACAGCATCCGGCTGCAGATCTCCAACCCGGATGTGAAGGACCAGACGGTGGAGCAGTTCAAGGAGCTGCAGAGGCTCCTGCAGAGTCAACAGATCCAGGGGCCCTGGACCCCCGCCAGGCCCTGA
- the irf5 gene encoding interferon regulatory factor 5 isoform X1, with product MFTGIRLLPVKSKYQTNDPFFCSSTDASVPNAPSVPSVLPLFPQCSQCTLVFSQCTLVFSQCSPSAPSAPNPPTMSVQPRRIRLKPWLVAQVNSGRYPGLQWLRPDHRLFQIPWKHATRHTPVSDEENTIFKAWALETGKYQEGVDEPDPAKWKANLRCALNKSREFQLKYDGTKETPVQPYKIYEVCEQPGNADGVDDDDEEMPSLNDLTINPRISDPSSFASFTDRFGLSTNGTFGRPHVIPVPLLQDRVLPMASDVPMASDVPMTSDVPMTSDLQPQGQMVDQGSFAHPGGLRDGLPDLNSLPGVGASAHPGLDPLEARNMGAIQNQGDPQNHQPCKYDLLSSVPLTDLDLKFQYRGRAMGSLTVSNPQGCRLYYGHLEPTPDQVDLFGPVTLQQVLFPGTSEIQNQKQRFYTEALLDVMDRGLILEIWEQDIYAIRLCQCKVFWSGPGMPEQGPPNPMEREKKIKVFSLNNFLQGCCCPGWFGLLTSASRCDLTDVLLSTELILYQKGEAPNPPPFEIYFCFGEDWPDKKPKEKKLIIVQVVPVVARILTEMFSGELSWSTDSIRLQISNPDVKDQTVEQFKELQRLLQSQQIQGPWTPARP from the exons ATGTTTACAGGGATCAGACtacttcctgttaaatccaaaTACCAAACCAATGACCCGTTCTTCTGTTCATCCACAGATGCCAGTGTTCCCAATGCTCCTAGTGTTCCCAGTGTTCTCCCATTGTTCCCCCAGTGTTCCCAGTGTACTCTAGTGTTCTCCCAGTGCACCCTAGTGTTCTCCCAGTGTTCCCCCAGTGCTCCCAGTGCTCCCAATCCCCCCACCATGAGCGTCCAGCCCCGGCGGATCCGTCTGAAGCCCTGGCTCGTGGCCCAGGTGAACAGCGGCAGGTATCCTGGTCTCCAGTGGCTCAGACCGGACCACCGACTCTTCCAGATTCCCTGGAAACACGCGACCCGTCACACGCCGGTGTCTGACGAGGAAAACACCATCTTCAAG GCGTGGGCTCTGGAAACGGGTAAATATCAGGAAGGCGTGGACGAACCCGACCCGGCGAAGTGGAAAGCAAACCTTCGCTGTGCTCTGAACAAAAGCAGAGAGTTCCAGCTGAAATACGACGGAACCAAAGAGACGCCGGTCCAACCGTACAAGATCTACGAGGTGTGCGAGCAGCCGGGGAACGCAG ACGGTGTTGACGATGATGACGAGGAG ATGCCCAGTCTCAACGACCTCACCATCA ACCCCAGAATCAGTGACCCCTCCTCTTTCGCCTCCTTCACGGATCGGTTCGGTTTATCCACCAATGGGACGTTCGGACGGCCACATGTCATCCCGGTGCCGCTGCTCCAGGACAGAGTTCTGCCCATGGCCTCAGACGTTCCCATGGCCTCAGACGTTCCCATGACCTCAGACGTTCccatgacctctgacctccagcCTCAGGGTCAGATGGTGGATCAGGGCAGCTTTGCTCATCCTGGAGGTCTCCGTGACGGACTCCCTGACCTGAACTCTCTGCCCGGTGTCGGGGCCTCTGCTCACCCGGGGCTTGACCCGCTGGAGGCCAGGAACATGGGGGCCATCCAGAACCAGGGGGACCCTCAGAACCACCAACCCTGCAAGTACGACCTGCTGAGCAGCGTCCCAC TAACAGATCTGGACCTGAAGTTCCAGTACCGAGGCCGAGCTATGGGTTCTCTGACGGTCAGTAACCCTCAGGGCTGCCGGCTGTACTACGGACACCTGGAACCAACCCCGGACCAGGTGGATCTGTTCGGACCCGTCACCCTGCAGCAGGTGCTGTTCCCGGGAACGTCTGAGATTCAGAACCAGAAGCAGCGGTTCTACACGGAGGCTCTTCTGGACGTGATGGACCGCGGTCTGATCCTGGAGATCTGGGAGCAGGACATCTACGCCATCCGGCTCTGCCagtgtaaggtgttctggtcCGGACCGGGTATGCCAGAGCAGGGACCTCCCAACCCCATGGAGAGGGAGAAGAAGATCAAAGTGTTCAGCCTCAACAACTTCCTGCAAGGTTGCTGTTGTCCAGGTTGGTTTGGTTTGCTCACCTCAGCCTCCAGGTGTGATCTAACAGACGTTCTTCTGTCCACAGAACTCATCCTGTACCAGAAAGGCGAAGCTCCAAACCCTCCGCCCTTTGAGATCTACTTCTGTTTCGGGGAGGACTGGCCTGACAAGAAACCCAAAGAGAAGAAACTCATCATCGTCCAG GTGGTTCCTGTGGTGGCTCGGATCCTGACGGAGATGTTCTCTGGAGAACTGAGCTGGTCCACGGACAGCATCCGGCTGCAGATCTCCAACCCGGATGTGAAGGACCAGACGGTGGAGCAGTTCAAGGAGCTGCAGAGGCTCCTGCAGAGTCAACAGATCCAGGGGCCCTGGACCCCCGCCAGGCCCTGA